From the genome of Streptomyces spinoverrucosus:
GCCAAACGCGTACACTACAGCCCTTTCGCCGTGAGTGCTAAATCCGTTCCGGAACCGGGTTCCCCGCATCCGCGATGGCACGCCGCACCGGAACCCGCGCCAGCAGCACGAACCCGAGCACGAAGAACGCCACCAGCGAGATGATCGCGTCCCGGTAGCTCCCGGTCAGCTGGTAGGTGAGCCCGAACAGCAGCGGGCCCAGCCAGCTCATCCCGCGGTCGCTCAGCTCGTACGCCGAGAAGTACTCGGCCTCCTTGCCGGGCGGGACCAGGTGGGAGAACAGCGAGCGGGACAGGGCCTGGCTGCCGCCGAGGACGAGCCCGATCCCGGCCGCCAGCACGAAGAACCACACCGGCGCCCCGGCGGGCAGGAAGTACCCGGCGGCCAGGATGACCGTCCAGGCGACCAGCGAGCCGAGGATCGTGCGCTTGGCGCCGTACCGCCGGGCCAGCCGGCCCAGCGCCAGCGCGCCGAACACCGCGAGAACCTGCACGAGCAGCACCGCGCCGATGAGCGTGGACTGGCCCAGGCCCAGCTCCTTCGAGCCGTAGACCGACGCCTGGGTGATCACCGTCTGGATGCCGTCGTTGTAGACGAGATAGGCCAGCAGGAAGGCCAGCGTGAGCGGGTGGCGGCGCATGTCGCGGACCGTCGCCGCGAGCTGCCGCCAACCGGTGACCGTCGTCCCGCGCGCGGGGGAGCGGCGGTCGCGCAGACGTCGTAGCGGAATCAGTGCGAACGCGCCCCACCACAGGCCGGCCGAGGCCAGGCAGATGCGCACGGCCATGCTCTCCGAGACGCCGAAGGTGTCGTGGGCGAGGTAGAGGACCAGGTTGGCCACCAGGACCAGCGCGCCCGCCGTGTAGCCGAAGGCCCACCCGCGCGAGGAGACCGCGTCGCGCTCCTCGGGCGGGGCGATCTGCGGCAGGTATGAGTTGTAGAGCATCATCGCCACGGACTGCGCGGCGTTCGCGACGACCAGCAGGACGCCGCCGAGCAGATAGCGGTCGCCGTCCAGCAGGAACATGCCCGCCGTGGCCGCGGCCCCGAGATAGGCGGCGGCGCCCAGGAGGGGCTTCTTGCGTCCGGTGCGGTCGGCGGCGGCGCCCACCAGGGGCATCACCAGCACGGCCACGATCACCGACAGGGACACCGAGTACGCGAAGAAGGAACCGGCGCGGACCGGGATCCCCAGGGGATGGACGAAGCCGTCCGCGTCCGCCGCCGACTCGGCCACCGACGTCAGGTAGGGGCCCAGGAACACCGTGAGCACGCTCGTCGAGTAGACGGAGCACGCCCAGTCGTAGAAGTACCAGCCGCGCTGCTCGCGCCGCCGCCCGGCCGCGTCGTCGTCCGCCGGTGTCCGCACGGTCTCGGTGCCCACCCGTGCCCTCGCTTCCCCGTGAAGTGCCGTGCGCGGGGCGCTGCCCGGGGCGTCAGACCCAGACGCCCCGGTCCTCCATGACCTTGCGCAGCGTGTCGATGTGATCGGTCATGATGCCATCGACGCCCAGGTCCAGGAGCCGGTGCATCTTCTCCGCCTCGTTGATCGTCCACACATGCACCTGCAACCCGCGCGCGTGGGCGGCCCGCACGAAGCGCCGGTCCACCACCTGGATGCCGGACTGCGTCTCGGGCACCTGCGCGGCGACCGCGGAGCGGCGCAGCGCGGCCGGCACGCCCCAGGAGCGCAGCCGCAGGTTGAGCACGCCCCGTGTGCCGTACGACGTCGCCAGGCGAGGCCCCGCCAGGCGCTGGGCGCGGATGACCCGGGCCTCGGAGAAGGAGCCGACGCAGATCCGGTCCCAGGTGTCGGTGCGTTCGATCAGCTCCAGGAAGGGGTGGAGGGCCGGCTCGGCCTTCAGATCGACGTTCCAGCGCACGTCGGGGAAGGTCTCGAGGAGCTCCTCGAAGAGCGGCACCGGCTCGATGCCCGCCACGCGCGCGTGCCGTACGTCGTCCCAGGGCAGGTCGGCGATCCGGCCCGCCCCGTCGGTCACCCGGTCCAGGGTCGCGTCGTGGAAGGCGACGATCCGTCCGTCCCGCGTGGCGTGGACGTCCGTCTCGATGTATCGGTAGCCCATCTCCACCGCGCGCCGGAACTGCAGCACGGTGTTCTCCAGACCGTCCGCCGCACCGCCTCGGTGGGCGAAGGCGATCGGGCCGGGGTGGTCCAGATACGGATGGCGTATGCGCGTGCTCACGGACGCAGTATCGCGCGCCGGGGTTGACCGGTGGCAACGACGGTACTGACGCCGGATGCCGTGGGGACGGCGAACACCCGCAGGAACAGCTGGGCGAGCGGGCCGATCGACACCGCGTACAGCAGGGTGCCGACGCCGATGGTGCCGCCCAGCAGGAAGCCGGTCACGACGACCGCGACCTCGACGGCGGTCCGGATCAGCCGGATCGAGCGGCCGGTGCGCCGGTGCAGCCCCGTCATCAGCCCGTCGCGCGGACCGGGACCGAACCGCGCGGCGATGTAGAGGCCGGTGGCGACGCCGTTGAGAACGACGCCCGCCAGCATCAGCGGGACCTGCACGGGCAGGGTGTGCGCCTCGGGCAGCACCGCCAGCGCGCCGTCCATCACGACGCCGATCACGATGACGTTGGAGACCGTCCCGAGGCCGGGGCGCTGGCGCAGCGGGATCCACAGCAGGAGCACGGCCGCCCCCACGATGATCAGCACCGTGCCGATGCTCAGGCCCGTGCGCTCGGCCAGTCCCTGGTGCAGCACGTTCCAGGGCTCCAGGCCGAGTCCCGACTTCACCAGGAGCGCCGAGCTCGCGCCGTACAGCGAGAGGCCGGCGTAGAGCTGGATCAACCGGCGTATGAGATGCCCCTGCATGGACAAGACGTGCCCCCCTGGTGGTGGTAGTGGCCTGATGCATGACACTCTGTGGCTTGGGAAGCAAAGCCCTCCATGGCCAATTCGGGGAAGGTGGACTGATCGAAATGGGGCAGTGGACCTCGGCGGTGGGTGCGGCACAGCTGGCCCGGCAGCTCAAGTCGCAGCAGGACCGCCCGGCGGGCCCGGGTTCGCGCCGCCCGCCCGCCTATCGCGCGCTCGCCGACGGCATCCGGCTGCTGGTCCTCGAAGGGCGGGTGCCGGTGGCCGCGCGGCTGCCCGCCGAGCGGGAGCTCGCGCTCGCCCTGTCCGTCAGCCGTACGACGGTCGCGGCCGCGTACGAGGCGCTGCGCACCGAGGGATTCCTGGAGTCCCGGCGCGGCGCGGGCAGTTGGACCGCCGTACCGGCCGGAAACCCGCTCCCCGCGCGCGGGCTGGAGCCGCTGCCGCCCGAGGCACTCGGCTCGATGATCGACCTCGGTTGCGCGGCGCTGCCCGCGCCCGAGCCCTGGCTCACCCGCGCGGTCCAGGGCGCCCTGGAGGAGCTGGCGCCGTACGCGCACACGCACGGCGACTACCCGGCCGGACTGCCCGCCCTGCGCTCGATGCTCGCCGAGCGCTACACCGCGCGCGGGATCCCCACCATGCCGGAACAGATCATGGTGACGACCGGTGCGATGGGCGCCATCGACGCCATCTGTCACCTCTTCGCGGGCCGTGGCGAGCGCATCGCCGTCGAGTCGCCGTCGTACGCCAACATCCTGCAGTTGATGCGGGAGGCGGGCGCCCGGCTGGTGCCCGTGGCGATGGCCGACGGGCTCGCCGGGTGGGACATGGACCGCTGGCGGCAGGTGCTGCGGGACGCCGCGCCGCGCATCGCCTACGTCGTCGCCGACTTCCACAACCCGACCGGCGCGCTCGCCGACGACGACCAGCGCCGGCGGCTGGTCGAGGCGGCCCGGTCGGCGGGGACCGTGATCGTCGCCGACGAGACGATGAACGAGCTGTGGCTGGACCCGGATGTGGAGATGCCGCGTCCGGTGTCCGCCTTCGACCCGGCCGGGTCCACCGTCATCACCGTCGGTTCCGCCAGCAAGGCCTTCTGGGCCGGGATGCGCATCGGCTGGGTGCGGGCCGCGCCGGACGTCATCCGCAGCCTGGTCGCCGCGCGCGCGTACGCCGACCTGGGCACGCCGGTGCTGGAGCAGCTCGCCGTGCACTGGCTGTTCGGCACCGGGGGCTGGGAGCAGGCCGTGGACCTGCGGCGCGGGCAGGCGCGGGACAACCGGGACGCGCTGGTCGCCGCGGTGCGCCGGGAGCTGCCGGACTGGGAGTTCGAGGTACCGCGCGGCGGGCTCACGCTGTGGGTGCGGACCGGGGGACTGTCGGGCTCGCGGCTCGCGGAGGCGGGGGAGCGGGTGGGGGTGCGGGTCCCGTCCGGCCCGCGCTTCGGTGTCGACGGCGCCTTCGAGGGGTACGTGCGGCTGCCGTTCACCGTGGGGGGCGCGGTGGCGGAGGAGGCCGCGGTACGGCTGGCCGCGGCGGCGCGGTTGGTGAGGAGCGGGGGGACGGTGGGGGCGGAGGCGCCGCGGACGTTCGTGGCGTAGCGGCGACTCCGGGCGCGAGCTCCCGCTATCGCTACGGGAGCTCTCTTCAGGGGCTATCGCTGCCGCCTCCGGGAGCCTCGCCGCCGCTTCAGGGGCTCTCGCTGCCGTCTCAGGAGCCTCGCCGCCGCTTCAGGAACTCTCCGCCACCGCTGCCTCCGCCGGGACCGGCTCCGGTTCGGCTGCCGCCGGGACCCGGTCCGGGTCCGCGTCCGCCGGGGTCGTGCGGGGCGGGAGCAGATCGAGTACCGCCTGGCGGTGGGCGTCGCTGGTGGCTTCGTCGTACGGGTCCGGGGTCGCCGGGACCTGGAGGCGCAGGACCGGGCCGGTGCCCAGGCGGGCGTAGCCGCGGCCGGGTGGGACGTGCGCGACCGGCGTGGTGTGCGGGGGTGCGCCGAGGATCGTCGTGAGCTGTTCGCCCGTGGCCGGGCCGAGGACCACCCGCGCGCGGGTGTGCTGGCGTACGGGGTCGCTCAGGACGTCCAGGCTGTCGAACTGTTCGGCCACCACCACCGTCACGTTCGCCGCGCGGCCGTGCCGGAGCGGTACCTGGAGGAGGGACTGAGGGTCCTTGTGGCCGTCGGCGGCGGCCACGTGGGCCAGCGCTGTCGGGCGGTCCAGCAGGATCCACAGCGGCCGCTGGGTGTCCTCCGGCGGCGGATGACCCGCCTGCCGGGCGCGGTTGACGGCGATCAGCCGGCGCTCCGTCTCGGTCGCGGCCCACTCCAGGCTCGCCAGCGCCCCGGCCAGCGCGCACTCGACGGCAAGGACACCGTCCCGCCCGGTCAAACAGGCGTACTCGCCGGTGCCGCCGCCCTCGACGATGAGGACGTCGCCGTACTGCAGGGCCTGGAGCGCCACCGAGCGCAGCAGGGTCGACGTCCCGCTGCCCGGCTGGCCGACGGCCAGCAGGTGCGGCTCGGTGGAGCGGACGCCCGTGCGCCACACGACGGGCGGTACGTCGCGCTCCTGCTCGCCGTGGGTGACCGGCAGCGTGCGCTGGACCGCGCTCGCGTCGGTGAAGCCCAGGACCGTCTCACCGGGTGCCGTCACGAAGCGCTGGGCGGCGATGTCGGTGGGCAGTGCCGCGAGGACCGTGACCGTGAGCTGGTTGCCCTCCTCGTCCCACGCGAAGTGGTACTCGCGGCCACGGCCCGCCTTGGCCGTCAGCAGATGCTCGACACGCGCGCGTGCCTCCGGCTCGCCGTCCGGGAAGTACGCCGGGTACCGGATCACCAGGTGCGCGAACCGGCCCGTGGCGTCGAACTCGTACTCCGGGAAGGCCTTCTCCCACTCCCCGCCGTGGGTGTACAGCGGTGCCGGGTCCTCGGTGGTGGAGAAGAACGGGACCAGCGCCTCGTACAGCGACTGCAGGCGCTGCGTCTGGGTCTCGTCGGGGCCCTCGGGGGTCGGCGGGGTGCGGTCGCGGCCCTGCCAGGCCGCCGCCGCCATCAGCGCGATGACGGCGAGCAGCGGTCCGTACGGCGCGAGCGCCACGACGAGGAGCACCGAGGCCACCAGGAACAGCAGTGGACCACGCTTGTCCTTGGGGGTGTCCGCCCACCTGCGCCGCCCGGCCGCCGCCAGTCGGCGCAGGCCTCGCATGATCGTGATCAGCGGTTGGAGGACGTCGGTGGCGCTGTCGGCCGCCGTCCGGGCCAGATCCCGGCTCCGGGCGAGCTGTGCGCCGCCGTTGCTCAGAATGCGGGGGAGGGGGCGCCGGGCCACGGGTGTCTCCTGAAGGTGCGGGTGGGCGGGGTGGTGGGTCCGGGCGGCTGCGGCGTCAGAACTTCAGACCGCCCAGCAGGCTCG
Proteins encoded in this window:
- a CDS encoding SCO1417 family MocR-like transcription factor encodes the protein MGQWTSAVGAAQLARQLKSQQDRPAGPGSRRPPAYRALADGIRLLVLEGRVPVAARLPAERELALALSVSRTTVAAAYEALRTEGFLESRRGAGSWTAVPAGNPLPARGLEPLPPEALGSMIDLGCAALPAPEPWLTRAVQGALEELAPYAHTHGDYPAGLPALRSMLAERYTARGIPTMPEQIMVTTGAMGAIDAICHLFAGRGERIAVESPSYANILQLMREAGARLVPVAMADGLAGWDMDRWRQVLRDAAPRIAYVVADFHNPTGALADDDQRRRLVEAARSAGTVIVADETMNELWLDPDVEMPRPVSAFDPAGSTVITVGSASKAFWAGMRIGWVRAAPDVIRSLVAARAYADLGTPVLEQLAVHWLFGTGGWEQAVDLRRGQARDNRDALVAAVRRELPDWEFEVPRGGLTLWVRTGGLSGSRLAEAGERVGVRVPSGPRFGVDGAFEGYVRLPFTVGGAVAEEAAVRLAAAARLVRSGGTVGAEAPRTFVA
- the yczE gene encoding membrane protein YczE, with product MQGHLIRRLIQLYAGLSLYGASSALLVKSGLGLEPWNVLHQGLAERTGLSIGTVLIIVGAAVLLLWIPLRQRPGLGTVSNVIVIGVVMDGALAVLPEAHTLPVQVPLMLAGVVLNGVATGLYIAARFGPGPRDGLMTGLHRRTGRSIRLIRTAVEVAVVVTGFLLGGTIGVGTLLYAVSIGPLAQLFLRVFAVPTASGVSTVVATGQPRRAILRP
- a CDS encoding glycerophosphodiester phosphodiesterase — translated: MSTRIRHPYLDHPGPIAFAHRGGAADGLENTVLQFRRAVEMGYRYIETDVHATRDGRIVAFHDATLDRVTDGAGRIADLPWDDVRHARVAGIEPVPLFEELLETFPDVRWNVDLKAEPALHPFLELIERTDTWDRICVGSFSEARVIRAQRLAGPRLATSYGTRGVLNLRLRSWGVPAALRRSAVAAQVPETQSGIQVVDRRFVRAAHARGLQVHVWTINEAEKMHRLLDLGVDGIMTDHIDTLRKVMEDRGVWV
- a CDS encoding MFS transporter — its product is MGTETVRTPADDDAAGRRREQRGWYFYDWACSVYSTSVLTVFLGPYLTSVAESAADADGFVHPLGIPVRAGSFFAYSVSLSVIVAVLVMPLVGAAADRTGRKKPLLGAAAYLGAAATAGMFLLDGDRYLLGGVLLVVANAAQSVAMMLYNSYLPQIAPPEERDAVSSRGWAFGYTAGALVLVANLVLYLAHDTFGVSESMAVRICLASAGLWWGAFALIPLRRLRDRRSPARGTTVTGWRQLAATVRDMRRHPLTLAFLLAYLVYNDGIQTVITQASVYGSKELGLGQSTLIGAVLLVQVLAVFGALALGRLARRYGAKRTILGSLVAWTVILAAGYFLPAGAPVWFFVLAAGIGLVLGGSQALSRSLFSHLVPPGKEAEYFSAYELSDRGMSWLGPLLFGLTYQLTGSYRDAIISLVAFFVLGFVLLARVPVRRAIADAGNPVPERI